A section of the bacterium genome encodes:
- a CDS encoding trimethylamine methyltransferase family protein — MHLLSHAPTVLSQEEMAQIYEAGLRVWARVPLRAQGPEEFMQAARDFGCEITGDRLSFPAAVRDRVLEEIGVYRQAQWPPRPAEVSHDRIEKMASGQALYCCDLETEQLRPATVRDQEQLSWIVDAIPGLGRSHPTFIPQDVPPQCRDLFTFAIVALNSVHPWRVSVYNADMIPYFLEVQAICQGDREQARAHPVFATKCWVNTPFMITRENLEIAMRARELLGQPLQFSTMPVAGIATPVTLAGALTLITAECLALNVLSMAVDGRLCGWTAGPLSFDMRTGIHTQNSPDVSLLRLGSAQMAAYVFGGQWRGVGGPTTSSKQPDEQAAMEKALDTMWAICAGVRSFGSLGTLADADVGSLTQLMVDLELMGYCERLVAGMAVDDRRLAEDVIAEVAPRGAYFLNQDHTARYFREELWLPELVDRRVPMAWAQDPRTMVDNARAKARRLAATAENQCPLSDEQRRQIRAIMDEAAARC; from the coding sequence ATGCACCTGCTGTCACATGCGCCCACGGTTCTGTCGCAAGAGGAGATGGCGCAGATCTACGAGGCCGGCCTGCGGGTCTGGGCGCGGGTGCCCTTGCGGGCGCAGGGCCCGGAGGAGTTCATGCAGGCGGCCCGCGACTTCGGCTGCGAGATCACGGGAGATCGCCTCAGCTTCCCCGCCGCCGTGCGAGATCGGGTACTGGAGGAGATCGGCGTCTACCGCCAGGCGCAGTGGCCGCCGCGGCCGGCGGAAGTCAGCCACGACCGGATTGAGAAGATGGCCTCGGGCCAGGCGCTGTACTGCTGCGACCTGGAGACCGAGCAGCTCCGCCCGGCGACCGTGCGCGACCAGGAGCAGCTCTCCTGGATCGTGGACGCTATCCCCGGCCTCGGGCGCTCCCACCCCACGTTCATCCCCCAGGACGTCCCCCCGCAGTGCCGCGACCTGTTCACCTTCGCGATCGTGGCACTCAACAGCGTCCACCCCTGGCGCGTGTCGGTCTACAACGCCGACATGATCCCGTACTTCCTGGAAGTGCAGGCCATCTGCCAGGGCGACCGCGAGCAGGCGCGGGCCCACCCGGTCTTCGCCACCAAGTGCTGGGTCAACACGCCCTTCATGATCACCCGCGAGAACCTCGAGATCGCCATGCGGGCGCGGGAGTTGCTGGGGCAGCCGCTGCAGTTCTCGACCATGCCCGTCGCGGGCATCGCCACGCCGGTGACACTGGCGGGAGCGCTGACGCTCATCACGGCTGAGTGCCTGGCCCTCAACGTGCTGAGCATGGCCGTGGACGGTCGGCTGTGCGGCTGGACGGCCGGGCCGCTCAGCTTCGACATGCGCACCGGCATCCACACCCAGAACAGCCCGGATGTGTCGCTGCTGCGGCTGGGGTCGGCGCAGATGGCTGCCTACGTCTTCGGCGGGCAATGGCGCGGTGTGGGTGGCCCGACGACTTCCTCCAAGCAACCGGACGAACAGGCAGCCATGGAGAAGGCGCTGGACACCATGTGGGCGATCTGCGCCGGAGTACGCAGCTTCGGCTCCCTGGGCACACTGGCCGACGCCGATGTCGGCAGCCTCACCCAGCTCATGGTAGACCTGGAGCTGATGGGCTACTGCGAGCGGCTCGTGGCGGGGATGGCGGTGGACGACCGGCGACTGGCGGAAGATGTGATCGCCGAGGTCGCGCCACGGGGGGCATACTTCCTCAACCAGGACCATACGGCCCGCTACTTCCGCGAGGAGCTGTGGCTGCCGGAGTTGGTGGACCGGCGGGTGCCGATGGCCTGGGCGCAGGACCCGCGTACGATGGTGGACAACGCCCGTGCCAAAGCCCGGCGCCTGGCCGCGACGGCGGAGAACCAGTGCCCCCTGTCGGACGAGCAGCGCCGGCAGATCAGGGCGATCATGGATGAGGCGGCAGCACGATGCTGA